A single genomic interval of Aphidius gifuensis isolate YNYX2018 linkage group LG6, ASM1490517v1, whole genome shotgun sequence harbors:
- the LOC122858755 gene encoding acetyl-CoA carboxylase isoform X3: MSEAPVSFVVGVPDTSEDLEVEDSFPGDNDSNDFSQLQPPGTLLPGLMERRKRLRPSMSQGTVMILAQNQGQEKDFTVATPEEFVHRFSGTKVINKVLIANNGIAAVKCMRSIRRWSYEMFKNERSIRFVVMVTPEDLKANAEYIKMADQYVPVPGGTNNNNYANVELIVDIALRTQVQAVWAGWGHASENPKLPELLHKHDVSFIGPSERAMWALGDKIASSIVAQTADVPTLPWSGSELKAQYSGKKIKISSDLFRKGCVSTVEECIAAANKIGFPIMVKASEGGGGKGIRKVENVEELPTLFRQVQTEVPGSPIFIMKLAKCARHLEVQLLADNYGNAISLFGRDCSIQRRHQKIIEEAPAVIAKPEIFEEMEKAAVRLAKMVGYVSAGTVEYLYDPSGKYYFLELNPRLQVEHPCTEMVSDVNLPAAQLQIAMGLPLNHIKDIRLLYGESPWGNSVIDFDQPQHKPQPWGHVIAARITSENPDEGFKPSSGTVQELNFRSSKNVWGYFSVGASGGLHEFADSQFGHCFSWGEDRSQARENLVIALKELSIRGDFRTTVEYLITLLETDCFLTNNIDTAWLDALIAERVKSDKPDVLLAVTCGALHIADCTISAAFNGFQTAMEKGQIQAGNDLNNVVDVELINNGWKYKVQATKCGPNSYFLIMNGAYKEIEVHRLSDSGLLISLDGASFTTYMREEVDRYRIVIGNQTCIFEKDNDPSLLRAPTAGKLVSFLVEDGGHVDAGQAYAEIEVMKMVMTITASESGSVFYVKRPGAVLEAGVLIAHLELDDPSLVTRAQEYTGQFPPPISSAVPEKLNALHQKYRAALENTLAGYCLPDPYHLPRLRELIEKFMGSLRDPSLPLLELQEVISTISGRIPISVEKKIRKLMTLYERNITSVLAQFPSQQIAAVIDGHAATLSKRSDRDVFFLTTDAIVRLVQRYRNGIRGRMKTAVHELLRQYYIVESQFQQGHYDKCVSALIQLHKDDMAMVTNTIFSHNNVTKKNILVTMLIDHLWANEPGLTDELATSLTELTSLNRSEHSRVALRARQVLIAAHQPAYELRHNQMESIFLSAVDMYGHDFHPENLQKLILSETSIFDILHDFFYHTNRAVCNAALEVYVRRAYISYELTCLQHLELSGEIPLIYYQFLLPNNHPNRQTSSTINHRTGAMAAFQNLEQFSQYSDEVLDLLEDLSSPNSVSARVLEAVDAAGNSESRHSTSINVSFSTSTNTNEPAGGVQVDLNEKKLSEPVHCLSIAVQDNGNQDDSTMARLFGDWCSQNKDELVSRGIRRVTFAALQKRQFPKFFTFRQRDGFIEDKIYRHLEPGCAFQLELNRMKTYDLEALPTSNQKMHLYLGQAKVPKGQQITDYRFFIRSIIRHSDLITKEASFDYLHNEGERVLLEAMDELEVAFSHPLAKRTDCNHIFLNFVPTVIMDLARIEESVTSMVLRYGPRLWKLRVRTAEIKMTIRTSPGKSTHNVRLCIANDSGYSIDLHLYTEVIDPKTGIIRFESYCGGGTTTSSRIGPMHGLPILTPYLTKDYLQAKRFQAQSAGTTYVYDLPDMFRQQIEKSWIKYIEDRPQLLNDNKNIIPSPLIEYIELVLDDNDNLIEQKRLPGENNIGMVAWRMTLYTPEYPDGRDIILIANDITYLIGSFGMKEDIVFCRASELAREKRIPRIYFSANAGARIGLAEEVKALFRICWEDANIPEKGFKYIYLTPDDYARLAPYNSIKAVLIEDCGESRYKITDIIGKDDGLGVENLKYAGMIAGETSKAYDDIVTISIASCRAIGIGSYLLRLGQRVIQIENSHIILTGYRALNAVLGREVYASNNQLGGIQIMYHNGISHTTAPRDLDGIATVLRWISMVPKHKGYSLPIIIPSDPVDREIGFLPTKTPYDPRFMLDGRMLDDNTFESGFFDAGTWEEIMRPWAQTVVTGRARLGGIPCGIVAVETRTVEFQFPADPANLDSEAKTVSQAGQVWFPDSAFKTAQAIKDFAREELPLFIFANWRGFSGGMKDMYEQIMKFGAYIVDGLREYTRPVFIYIPPNGELRGGAWAVVDTTINPRHMEMFADTTSRGGVLEPEGIVEIKFRKKDIIKTIHRVDNEIIKLKEKITAGISPEDKSIIEAEIKTRENILTPMYHQVAVHFSDLHDTPERMLEKNTIHDIIPWKMARKSLYWRLRRRLLEEELRREILETQPSLDVRQVDAMLRRWFVEDKGTTESYLWEQDEAVVQWLEEQRNNENSVVIRNIDCVKKDAVVTHVKDALEKCPDVRLDAALEIAHRLQPSERAELMRTLVQLDSSNQEHHNDSSGSS, encoded by the exons GCCCAGCATGTCGCAGGGCACGGTGATGATATTGGCGCAAAATCAAGGTCAAGAAAAAGACTTTACTGTAGCAACACCTGAAGAATTTGTACATCGTTTTTCTGGTACCAAAGTTATCAACAAG gTACTTATTGCAAATAATGGTATTGCTGCAGTAAAATGTATGCGTTCAATACGTCGTTGGTCATatgaaatgtttaaaaatgaaCGTTCAATACGTTTTGTTGTAATGGTAACACCAGAAGATTTAAAAGCAAATgctgaatatattaaaatggcTGATCAATATGTACCAGTACCAGGTggaacaaataataataattatgcaaATGTTGAGCTGATTGTTGACATTGCATTACGTACACAGGTACAAGCTGTATGGGCTGGTTGGGGACATGCATCAGAAAATCCAAAATTACCAGAATTATTACATAAACATGATGTATCATTTATTGGACCATCTGAACGTGCAATGTGGGCATTGGGTGATAAAATAGCATCATCAATTGTTGCACAAACAGCAGATGTACCAACATTACCATGGTCTGGTTCAGAATTAAAAGCTCAATATtctggtaaaaaaataaaaatatcatctgATTTATTTCGTAAAGGTTGTGTATCAACAGTTGAAGAATGTATTGCTGCAGCAAATAAAATTGGTTTTCCAATAATGGTTAAAGCATCTGAGGGTGGTGGTGGTAAAGGTATACGTAAAGTTGAAAATGTTGAAGAATTACCAACATTATTTCGTCAAGTACAAACAGAAGTACCTGGTTCaccaatatttattatgaaattagCTAAATGTGCACGTCATCTTGAGGTACAATTACTTGCTGATAATTATGGTAATGCAATATCATTATTTGGACGTGATTGTTCAATTCAACGTAgacatcaaaaaattattgaagaagCACCAGCTGTTATTGCTAAACCAGAAATATTTGAAGAAATGGAAAAAGCAGCAGTACGTTTAGCTAAAATGGTTGGTTATGTATCAGCTGGTactgttgaatatttatatgatccatctggtaaatattattttcttgaattaaATCCAAGATTACAAGTTGAACATCCATGTACAGAAATGGTATCAGATGTTAATTTACCAGCAGCACAATTACAAATTGCAATGGGTTTACCATTAAATCATATAAAAGATATACGTTTATTATATGGTGAATCACCATGGGGTAATTCAGTAATTGATTTTGATCAACCACAACATAAACCACAACCATGGGGACATGTTATTGCTGCTAGAATAACATCTGAAAATCCAGATGAAGGTTTTAAACCAAGTTCAGGAACAGtacaagaattaaattttcgtTCATCTAAAAATGTATGGGGTTATTTTTCAGTTGGTGCATCTGGTGGTCTTCATGAATTTGCTGATTCACAatttggtcattgtttttcaTGGGGTGAAGATCGTTCACAAGCACGTGAAAATTTAGTTATTGCACTTAAAGAATTAAGTATACGTGGTGATTTTCGTACAactgttgaatatttaataacattattagaaacagattgttttttaacaaataatattgatacagCATGGTTAGATGCGCTAATTGCTGAACGTGTTAAATCAGATAAACCAGATGTATTATTAGCAGTAACATGTGGTGCATTACATATTGCTGATTGTACAATATCAGCAGCATTTAATGGTTTTCAAACAGCTATGGAAAAAGGACAAATACAAGCTggtaatgatttaaataatgttgttgatgttgaactTATTAATAATGGATGGAAATATAAAGTACAAGCAACAAAATGTGGTccaaattcatattttttaataatgaatggTGCATATAAAGAAATTGAAGTACATAGATTATCTGATAGTGgtttattaatatcacttgATGGTGCTAGTTTTACAACATATATGAGAGAAGAAGTTGATCGTTATAGAATTGTTATTGGTAATCAAACatgtatatttgaaaaagataATGATCCATCATTATTACGTGCACCAACAGCTGGTAAATTAGTTAGTTTTTTAGTTGAAGATGGTGGTCATGTTGATGCTGGACAAGCATATGCTGAAATTGAAGTTATGAAAATGGTTATGACAATAACAGCTAGTGAATCTGGTAGTGTATTTTATGTTAAACGTCCTGGTGCTGTACTTGAAGCTGGTGTATTAATTGCACATTTAGAACTTGATGATCCATCACTTGTTACAAGAGCACAAGAATATACTGGACAATTTCCACCACCAATATCATCAGCAGTACCAGAAAAGTTAAATGCTTTACATCAAAAATATCGTGCTGCATTAGAAAATACATTGGCTGGTTATTGTCTACCAGATCCATATCATTTACCAAGATTACgtgaattaattgaaaaattcatgGGTTCATTACGTGATCCAAGTTTACCACTACTTGAATTACAAGAAGTTATATCAACAATATCTGGTAGAATACCAAtatctgttgaaaaaaaaatacgtaaattAATGACACTTTATGAGAGAAATATAACATCTGTATTAGCACAATTTCCAAGTCAACAAATTGCTGCTGTTATTGATGGACATGCAGCAACATTATCAAAACGTTCTGATCGTGATGTATTCTTTTTAACAACTGATGCTATTGTTAGATTAGTACAAAGATACAGAAATGGCATTAGAGGTAGAATGAAAACAGCTGTACATGAATTATTAcgtcaatattatattgttgaaaGTCAATTTCAACAGGGACACTATGATAAATGTGTATCAGCATTAATACAATTACACAAAGATGATATGGCCATGGTTACAAATACAATATTCAGTCATAATAatgttactaaaaaaaatatattagttaCAATGTTGATTGATCATTTATGGGCAAATGAACCTGGTTTAACTGATGAACTTGCAACATCATTAACTGAATTAACATCATTAAATCGTTCTGAACATAGTAGAGTTGCTTTACGTGCACGTCAAGTGTTAATTGCAGCACATCAACCAGCATATGAACTACGTCATAATCAAAtggaatcaatatttttatctgccGTTGATATGTATGGTCATGATTTTCAtcctgaaaatttacaaaaattaatattatcagaaacatcaatatttgatatattacatgattttttttatcatacaaaTCGTGCTGTTTGTAATGCAGCACTTGAAGTTTATGTTAGACGTGCATATATTAGTTATGAATTAACATGTTTACAACATTTAGAATTATCTGGTGAAATAccattaatatattatcaatttttattaccaaATAATCATCCAAATAgacaaacatcatcaacaataaatcatCGTACTGGTGCAATGGCTGCATTTCAAAATTTAGAACAATTTAGTCAATATTCAGATGAAGTTTTAGATTTACTTGAAGATTTATCATCACCAAATTCAGTATCAGCAAGAGTTCTAGAAGCTGTTGATGCTGCTGGTAATAGTGAATCACGTCATAGTACATCAATAAATGTATCATTTAGTAcatcaacaaatacaaatgaacCAGCTGGTGGTGTACaagttgatttaaatgaaaaaaaattaagtgaacCAGTACATTGTTTAAGTATTGCTGTACAAGATAATGGTAATCAAGATGATTCAACAATGGCACGTTTATTTGGTGATTGGTGTTCACAAAATAAAGATGAACTAGTATCACGTGGTATAAGACGTGTTACATTTGCTGCTCTACAAAAACGTCAATTTCCAAAATTCTTTACGTTTCGTCAAAGAGATGGTTTTATTGAGGATAAAATATATCGTCATTTGGAGCCTGGTTGTGCATTTCAACTTGAATTAAATCGTATGAAAACATATGATCTTGAGGCATTACCAACGTCAAATCAAAAAATGCATTTGTATCTTGGACAAGCTAAAGTACCAAAAGGACAACAAATAACTGATTACAGATTTTTCATACGTTCAATAATACGTCATTctgatttaataacaaaagaagCTAGTTTTGATTATTTACATAATGAAGGTGAACGTGTATTACTTGAAGCAATGGATGAATTGGAAGTTGCATTTTCTCATCCATTAGCTAAACGTACTGATTgtaatcatatatttttaaattttgtaccaACAGTTATAATGGATTTAGCTAGAATTGAAGAAAGTGTTACAAGTATGGTACTAAGATATGGACCAAGATTATGGAAATTACGTGTACGTACAGctgaaattaaaatgacaatacGTACATCACCAGGTAAATCAACTCATAATGTACGTCTTTGTATTGCAAATGACAGTGGTTATAGTAttgatttacatttatatacagAAGTTATTGATCCAAAAACTGGTATTATTAGATTTGAATCATATTGTGGTGGTggtacaacaacatcatcacgTATTGGTCCAATGCATGGTTTACCAATATTAACACCATATTTAACTAAAGATTATTTACAAGCTAAAAGATTTCAAGCACAAAGTGCTGGTACAACATATGTTTATGATTTACCAGATATGTTTCgtcaacaaattgaaaaatcatggattaaatatattgaagatAGACCACagttattaaatgataataaaaatataataccaagtccattaattgaatatattgaattagtacttgatgataatgataatttaattgaacaaaaacgtttacctggtgaaaataatattggtatGGTTGCATGGCGTATGACATTATACACACCAGAATATCCAGATGGACgtgatataatattaattgcaaATGATATAACATATCTTATTGGTTCATTTGGTATGAAAGAAGATATTGTATTTTGTCGTGCAAGTGAATTAGCACGTGAAAAACGTATAccaagaatatatttttcagcaaATGCTGGTGCACGTATTGGTCTTGCTGAAGAAGTTAAAGCACTATTTCGTATATGTTGGGAAGATGCAAATATACCAGAAAAaggatttaaatatatttatttaacaccaGATGATTATGCAAGACTTGCACcatataattcaataaaagcTGTATTAATTGAAGATTGTGGTGAATcaagatataaaataacagATATTATTGGTAAAGATGATGGTTTAggtgttgaaaatttaaaatatgctGGTATGATTGCTGGTGAAACATCAAAAGCATATGATGATATTGTTACAATATCAATAGCATCATGTCGTGCTATTGGTATTGGTTCATATTTATTACGTTTAGGACAACGTGTtatacaaattgaaaattcacatattattttaactggTTATCGTGCATTAAATGCTGTACTTGGACGTGAAGTATATGCATCAAATAATCAACTTGGTGGTATACAAATAATGTATCATAATGGTATATCACATACAACAGCACCACGTGATTTAGATGGTATTGCAACTGTATTACGTTGGATATCAATGGTACCAAAACATAAAGGTTATTcattaccaataataataccaTCTGATCCAGTTGATCGTGAAATTGGatttttaccaacaaaaaCACCATATGATCCACGTTTTATGCTTGATGGACGTATGCTTGATGATAATACATTTGAATCTGGTTTTTTTGATGCTGGTACATGGGAAGAAATAATGCGTCCATGGGCACAAACAGTTGTTACTGGACGTGCTAGATTAGGTGGTATACCATGTGGTATTGTTGCTGTTGAAACACGTACTGTTGAATTTCAATTTCCAGCTGATCCAGCAAATTTAGATTCAGAAGCTAAAACAGTATCACAAGCTGGACAAGTATGGTTTCCAGATTCAGCATTTAAAACAGCACAAGCTATTAAAGATTTTGCTAGAGAAGAATtaccattatttatatttgcaaaTTGGCGTGGTTTTTCTGGTGGTATGAAAGATATGTATGaacaaattatgaaatttgGTGCATATATTGTTGATGGTTTACGTGAATATACACGTcctgtatttatatatataccaccAAATGGTGAATTACGTGGTGGAGCATGGGCTGTTGTTGATACAACAATTAATCCAAGACATATGGAAATGTTTGCTGATACAACAAGTCGTGGTGGTGTACTTGAACCAGAGGgaattgttgaaattaaatttcgtaaaaaagatattattaaaacaattcatcgtgttgataatgaaattattaaattaaaagaaaaaataacagcTGGTATTAGTCCAGAggataaatcaattattgaagCTGAAATTAAAACacgtgaaaatatattaacaccAATGTATCATCAAGTTGCTGTACATTTTTCTGATCTTCATGATACACCAGAAAgaatgttagaaaaaaatacaattcatGATATAATACCATGGAAAATGGCTAGAAAATCATTATATTGGAGATTACGTAGACGTTTATTAGAAGAAGAATTGAGACGTGAAATACTTGAAACACAACCAAGTCTTGATGTTAGACAAGTTGATGCAATGTTAAGAAGATGGTTTGTTGAAGATAAAGGAACAACTGAATCATATCTTTGGGAACAAGATGAAGCTGTTGTACAATGGTTAGAAGAACAa